From Lactobacillus sp. PV012:
ATTTGATCCACAAAATAAGTTAAGGTATGCAGATTCAAAAATCCTGCCACTATTCGGACTAAAATAATTAAAGAAATTCCTTTGACTAATTGGAGAGCTTTTGTTCCTTTTACCAGCATAATTAAACGATAAATGATATACCAAACAATTAGAATATCAATAATATTCATTAAATTTTGCCAAGTAAAAATATTTCCAATATCAAACTTCACTTGATCCCCTCACTTTCTTTTTATATCTTACCGTATTATTAACGAGCGTACATCTTAAATTCTAAAAATAAATCATTATATTCTTGAATCTTTTTCGGACCTAAATCTTGATAAACTTGTAAATTTTTCATTGCTTGCATTGATGGATAAAATTGCTTATCATTTTTTATCGTCTTCGGTAATAATTTCTGCGCTGCTGTATTAGGAGTAGGATAGCCAATATATTCAGCATTTTGAGCCGCATTCTTAGGATTTAACATAAAATTAATAAATTTTTGTGCTCCCGTGACGTTTTTAGCAGTTTTAGGAATCACAAAATTATCAAACCAAAGATTCGAACCTTCTGGTGGAACTACATAATGTAAATGTTTATTTTCTTCTAGCATTGTTCTTGCTTCTCCCGACCAAGTTACTCCCACCGCCGCTTCATTCTGAATCATATACATTTTTAACTCATCAGAAATTATTGCCTTTACATTTGGGCCTAATCCATCAAGCTTAGCCTTAGCTAATTTTAACTTTAAAGAATTAGTGGTATTCATCGAATTTCCCATTGAAGCTAAAGATAACCCCATGATATCGCGTGCTGAGTCTACTAATAAAATATTATGACGATAATCTTTTTTCCAAAGATCATCCCAGTGTTTAATAGCACCCTTTTTTACATATTTATCATTGTAAACAATTCCTAAAGTTCCCCAAAAATAAGGAATTGAATATTCATTATGAGGATCAAAAGAATGGCCTAAGAATTCATGTCCAATATACTTAAAATTAGGTATTTTTTTAGTATCAATTTTATCAAGCAAGTTTGCTTTACGTAATTTTGCAATCATATAATCAGAAGGTACTGCAACATCATAAGAAGTCCCACCCTGCTTTAGTTTTGTGTACATTGCTTCATTTGAATCAAATGTTTCATAGGTTACATGATAACCTGTTTCCTTTTCAAATTTTTTAATTAATTTTGGATCAATGTAATCTCCCCAATTGTAAATGATAAGATTCTTACTATTTTTTGTAACACCTACTTCATTTAACCGATGGACTACAAATTCTAGTCCTAAACAAAGGACTAAAATACTACAAATCCCAATAATTAACTTCTTCACTTATTCTTCACCTTCTTTTTTCTTCTTTTTAGACTTACAAAGTAATACCCAAATACAATTAGCATTACCAAGGCAAACATAATTGTACTTAAAGCATTAATTTCTAAGTTAATCCCCTGTCTTGCACGTGAATATATTTCTACTGAGAGCGTCGAGAAGCCATTACCCGTTACAAAGAATGTAACAGCAAAATCATCTAATGAATAAGTCAAGGCCATAAAAAAACCTGCTAAAATTCCAGGAGTTATTGCTGGAAGAAGAATTTTATTAAAAATTTGCAGACTACTTGCTCCTAAATCTTTTGCGGCATCTATTAACGATGAATCAAATTCATATAATCGTGGTAAAACCATCAACACCACTATTGGAATTGAAAAGGCAATGTGACTAAGTAGGACTGATACAAAGCCTAATCCTATTCCTAAAGCAGTAAAAAAAATTAAAAAACTTGCTCCAATAATTACATCAGGCGACACCATCAAAATATTATTTAGAGCTAACAAAACTCCTTTAGTCTTTTTATTACGAGTTTCACTAATTCCAATTGCTCCCAAAGTACCAATAATTGTAGCAACTACACTAGAAAGCAAAGCCAAAATAATAGTTTGTACAAAAATAGCTAATAACCTAGTATCCGTAAAGAGGTCCCGATAATGATCCCATGTGAAAGTTTTAAAATGATCCATATTTTGCCCACTAGAAAAAGAGAAGTAAATTAAATAAAAAATTGGTAAATATAGTATAAAAAGTACTAATCCAAGATATAGGCGTGACCACTTAATTTTTTTCAATCTCAAATTCCTCTCTTTTGTTTTTTAGTTGCTGAAGAAGTAGTCGTAAGCATCACAATAACCATCAAAATAATTAAAACTACTCCAATTGTAGAACCCATTGGCCAATTCATTGTCGTCATAAAATACTCTTCAATTGCTGTTCCTAAAGTAATTACTCGATTTCCCCCAATTAATCTCGTTAACATAAAAAGAGATAAAGATGGGATAAAAACTGCTTCAATCCCAGCTTGTACTCCTGATTTAGACAAAGGCCAGAGAACCTTTTTCAAAGTTTGCCATCTATTAGCTCCCAAATCTCTGGCAGCCTGTAAAACAGCTGGATCGACATCTTTAATTCCATTATAAATTGGTAAAATCATGAACGGTAGTTCAATATAGGCGGCTACAAAAATAAAGGCTGCATTTGTAAATAAGATATTTGCTGGTCCAATTCCAAATAGATCTAAAAAATTATTCAATAATCCATTTTCCCAAAAATACCAATAAAAGCATAAGCCTTTAGTAAGAGATTAATCCAAGTTGGTAAAATAATTATTAAAAGCCAAAATTTTTGGTTCTTCATCTTACTTAAAATATAAGCTACAGGATAAGCAATCAGCAAAGTTAACAATGTCACTAAAAATGCATACCAAAATGAATTAAAAGTCATTCTCAAAAAATTACTATTACTAAAAAATTGAGCAAAATTACTTAAAGTAAAACCATCACTACCAGTGAAAGCATTAACTACAATTAAAATAATTGGGGCAATCACAAATAAAAGTAACCATAAAAAATAGGGAACCAAAAAGATAGCTTTTCTCTTCATTCTTCTACTCCTCTTCATAGGTTTCTAATCTTTTATCAAATTCTTCTTCACTTTCTCCAAAACGCATGACGTGAATATCTTCTGGATCAAAGTATAAACCTACTTCTTTCCCAATAACAGTAGGATTTGTTGAGTGAATCAACCATTCATTTTCATCACTATCTTTCGCTTTAATTTCAAAATGATCACCTAAAAATAATTGACTTTGAACAACTGCACGTAGTTTACCCTGCTTAATGCTAGTTATATCAATATCTTCTGGTCTAATCACTACTTCAACTTTTTCACCAGATTTAATTCCAGCATCTGCACACTCAAAAGTATGATTGCCAAACTCAACTTTAAAGTCCTTAACCATTCTTCCTGGTAAAATATTAGACTCACCAATAAAACGCGCTACAAAATCATTAACTGGTTCATCGTAAATATCTACTGGACTACCACTTTGTTGAATTTTGCCTTCATTTAGTACAAAAATTTCATCACTCATTGCTAGAGCCTCTTCTTGATCATGAGTAACGAAAATAAAAGTAATCCCTAGTTTTTTTTGAATTTCTCTTAATTCAAACTGCATATCTTTACGTAATCTTTTATCTAAGGCAGACAATGATTCATCTAAAAGCAAAACTTTAGGTTGGTTAACTAAAGCTCTTGCAATTGCGACACGTTGCTGTTGACCTCCACTAAGTTCCGAAATTTCTCGATTAGCAAAACCATCTAGCTGCACCATATGAAGGGCTTCAGTAACTGCTTGTTTGATTTCTCTTTTTCCTTTTTTCTTTAAGCGCAACCCAAAAGCAATATTTTCAAAAACATTCATATGTGGGAATAAAGCATAATTTTGAAATACCGTATTTAATTGTCTTTTAGAAGCTTCCAAATGAGTGATATCTTTTCCATCAAATAAGATCTTCCCTTGCGTGGGTTCACTAAAACCAGCTATCATTCTTAAAATCGTTGTCTTTCCCGAACCAGATGGACCTAAAAGTGAATAAAATTTACCTGATTCAATAGTTAAATTAATGTCCTTCAGTGCTACAAAGCCATCGTCATATTCTTTGCGAACATGCTCTAGTTTAATGATGTCACTCATTTTAACCCCCTAGAAAAAGCTACAAGATTACTTGTAGCTTTTGTTTAATCTTTATCTTTTCCAATAATTCTAACTTCAGTTTGTAAATCAACATCAAAGTCTTCTTTAATCTTTTTTTGAATCAAATGAATTAAATCCAAATAATCAGTAGCAGTCGCTCCCCCAACATTCACAATAAAACCTGCATGCTTTAATGAATCTTGCGCGCCTCCAATTTGCTTTCCTTGAAGTCCAGCTTTAATAATCATCGGACCTACAAAATGGCCTTCGGGTCGCTTGAAAACACTACCGCAAGAAGGATACTCTAATGGTTGTTTAGCACGGCGCAGTCCATTAAAATATTCCATCTTATCTTTAATAGCAAACTTATCGCCAGTTGCTAACTTAAAAGTTGCCTGAATAACAATATCACCATTATCCTGAACGAGGGAATGACGATAACCAAATTTCATCTCATCATGACTATAGGTTTTAAATTGGCCATCTCTAGTTATAACTTCTACTGATTTAATTACAGACGAAGTTTCACCACCATAGGCTCCAGCATTCATAAATACTGCTCCTCCAATACTTCCCGGAATACCAGCGGCAAATTCTAAACCACTTAGTCCCGCTTCATAAGCAGCTTGAGAAGTATCAATAATCTTAGCACCTGCTTGTGCAACAATTAAATTATCTTCTGGGTAAGCTTTAATTTCATTCATTTCAGTTAAGATAATAACTAGCCCATCAATTCCTCCATCTTTGATAATAAGATTAGATGCATTTCCAATTATCGTTAATGGGATTTGATAGTGATGTGCTACTTCTACTAATTTCTTTAATTGATCTAAATTTTTAGGAAAGGCTAAAAACTCAGCTGGTCCTCCAGTTTTGGTAAAAGTAAATTTAGACAGAGAAACATTTTTCTGTATATTAAAGCCTTGTTCTTTTAATTCCATTAAGTCCATCATTAAATTTAACTCCCTTATTACCTCTGCAATCTTCTTATCTAATAATACCGCAAAAATTATACTTTTTTCTACTAAGATGTTATGATTAGCTATGTTATTTTCAATTACTTTAATTAAAAAGAAAGAAGAACAAATGAATTTTATTGCAATGGATTTCGAAACTGCTAATTTTTCACCTGAAAGTGCATGTTCTTTAGCAATTGTAATGGTTCGAAATAATAAAATTATCGATAAATTCTATACTGTCATTAATCCACAAATGCCTTTTAACTCACGTAATATTAGAATTCATGGCATTACAGCAAACGATGTTAAAAATGCTCCCACAATGGCAGAAGTTTGGCCAAAAATCGCAGGACTTTTTCGTCCTGGGATGCTGGTAGCAGCCCATAATGCACGTTTTGATACAAATGTTTTAAAAAAATCGCTTGCTCGCTACGGAATTAGTGAACCACACTATCTTGTTCTTGATAGTTTAGCTACCAGTAAGCGTTTTGAACCTGAGCTACCTAATCATAAACTAAATACTGTTTCAGAAGCGTTGAATATAAATCTTTGGCATCACCATAACGCCTTAAGTGATAGTGAAGCTTGTGCAGAAATTATAATCAAACAAAATCAGCAATTTGGAGATACCCCTATAAAAAAATTAGTCAAGCAAATTTAGCTTGACTAATTTTTACTTTTATAAAGATTTAATTATTTTTTCCCACCATTGAGCATACTTTTCGCCTTCAATAGTCGCTTCTATTCTTCTTTTGGTTGAATCCCAAGAATCATCTACCCGCTTAATATTTAACTTAAGATAATTTTTCGGTAAACTTTCTTCAATAAATTGCGGCCATTCTATAACTACTATCCCTGGTTGGTTTAGGTAATTTGGCATATCAATACTTGATAAATCACCATCTTCTTCTAAACGGTACATGTCCATGTGATATAAAGGAATTTTACCTTCTGGATATTCCCTCACAATTGTAAAAGTTGGACTTTTTACAGGGCGTTTGATATTTAAAGCTTTAGCAATTCCTTTTGTTAGAGTTGTTTTTCCCGCCCCTAAATCCCCTGTTAGTAAAAGCAAGGATTGGGGCTTTGCAGTGTTACCTAATAGCATTCCGAAATTTTGCATTTCTTCATCTGAATTAATGTTTAGAACTTTCTTCATAATTAATCCTTATCTGTATTAGCTTGGGCTGCTGTTAAAATAATGGTTAAATATGCATCTTCAAC
This genomic window contains:
- a CDS encoding ABC transporter permease, whose protein sequence is MKKIKWSRLYLGLVLFILYLPIFYLIYFSFSSGQNMDHFKTFTWDHYRDLFTDTRLLAIFVQTIILALLSSVVATIIGTLGAIGISETRNKKTKGVLLALNNILMVSPDVIIGASFLIFFTALGIGLGFVSVLLSHIAFSIPIVVLMVLPRLYEFDSSLIDAAKDLGASSLQIFNKILLPAITPGILAGFFMALTYSLDDFAVTFFVTGNGFSTLSVEIYSRARQGINLEINALSTIMFALVMLIVFGYYFVSLKRRKKKVKNK
- the murB gene encoding UDP-N-acetylmuramate dehydrogenase yields the protein MDLMELKEQGFNIQKNVSLSKFTFTKTGGPAEFLAFPKNLDQLKKLVEVAHHYQIPLTIIGNASNLIIKDGGIDGLVIILTEMNEIKAYPEDNLIVAQAGAKIIDTSQAAYEAGLSGLEFAAGIPGSIGGAVFMNAGAYGGETSSVIKSVEVITRDGQFKTYSHDEMKFGYRHSLVQDNGDIVIQATFKLATGDKFAIKDKMEYFNGLRRAKQPLEYPSCGSVFKRPEGHFVGPMIIKAGLQGKQIGGAQDSLKHAGFIVNVGGATATDYLDLIHLIQKKIKEDFDVDLQTEVRIIGKDKD
- the tsaE gene encoding tRNA (adenosine(37)-N6)-threonylcarbamoyltransferase complex ATPase subunit type 1 TsaE, translating into MKKVLNINSDEEMQNFGMLLGNTAKPQSLLLLTGDLGAGKTTLTKGIAKALNIKRPVKSPTFTIVREYPEGKIPLYHMDMYRLEEDGDLSSIDMPNYLNQPGIVVIEWPQFIEESLPKNYLKLNIKRVDDSWDSTKRRIEATIEGEKYAQWWEKIIKSL
- a CDS encoding ABC transporter substrate-binding protein; this translates as MKKLIIGICSILVLCLGLEFVVHRLNEVGVTKNSKNLIIYNWGDYIDPKLIKKFEKETGYHVTYETFDSNEAMYTKLKQGGTSYDVAVPSDYMIAKLRKANLLDKIDTKKIPNFKYIGHEFLGHSFDPHNEYSIPYFWGTLGIVYNDKYVKKGAIKHWDDLWKKDYRHNILLVDSARDIMGLSLASMGNSMNTTNSLKLKLAKAKLDGLGPNVKAIISDELKMYMIQNEAAVGVTWSGEARTMLEENKHLHYVVPPEGSNLWFDNFVIPKTAKNVTGAQKFINFMLNPKNAAQNAEYIGYPTPNTAAQKLLPKTIKNDKQFYPSMQAMKNLQVYQDLGPKKIQEYNDLFLEFKMYAR
- a CDS encoding 3'-5' exonuclease, which translates into the protein MNFIAMDFETANFSPESACSLAIVMVRNNKIIDKFYTVINPQMPFNSRNIRIHGITANDVKNAPTMAEVWPKIAGLFRPGMLVAAHNARFDTNVLKKSLARYGISEPHYLVLDSLATSKRFEPELPNHKLNTVSEALNINLWHHHNALSDSEACAEIIIKQNQQFGDTPIKKLVKQI
- a CDS encoding ABC transporter ATP-binding protein, with the translated sequence MSDIIKLEHVRKEYDDGFVALKDINLTIESGKFYSLLGPSGSGKTTILRMIAGFSEPTQGKILFDGKDITHLEASKRQLNTVFQNYALFPHMNVFENIAFGLRLKKKGKREIKQAVTEALHMVQLDGFANREISELSGGQQQRVAIARALVNQPKVLLLDESLSALDKRLRKDMQFELREIQKKLGITFIFVTHDQEEALAMSDEIFVLNEGKIQQSGSPVDIYDEPVNDFVARFIGESNILPGRMVKDFKVEFGNHTFECADAGIKSGEKVEVVIRPEDIDITSIKQGKLRAVVQSQLFLGDHFEIKAKDSDENEWLIHSTNPTVIGKEVGLYFDPEDIHVMRFGESEEEFDKRLETYEEE